One Triticum dicoccoides isolate Atlit2015 ecotype Zavitan chromosome 5B, WEW_v2.0, whole genome shotgun sequence genomic window carries:
- the LOC119305570 gene encoding protein BIG GRAIN 1-like, translated as MERSRGHGKNAHPPPLAPPRRARAERQRASGSGASFSASLLDTIYRSLDDGGVVDGDAARRSEEQALAPAPPQFWWAGKPKQAAGADRRRRETGPAVRPRHSGYASSATSSSDSTSSYSFSCSSASTTDTESTCRRRSPPPPRRQLEEFVAPDSVDVAVPVTTPGEKAKKKGRPCFPVARHRPRDAAPSSPGPPPPSPGTFACALKALFTSGRLPRKPRTPTRAPPPQTLPELPQPSCVSAATDASMAERRCVRFCSDAEASVVRRRVEELVRSLGELEEDEEGSDSSSDLFELESLGGANGDELPVYGTTSLVANRAIAHATVF; from the coding sequence ATGGAGAGGAGCCGCGGCCACGGCAAGAACGCGCACCCGCCCCCGCTCGCGCCGCCGCGCCGGGCGCGGGCGGAGCGCCAGCGCGCGTCCGGGTCCGGCGCGTCCTTCTCGGCCTCCCTCCTCGACACCATCTACCGCTCCCTCGACGACGGCGGCGTCGTCGACGGCGACGCCGCGCGCCGGTCGGAGGAGCAGGCGCTGGCGCCGGCGCCGCCGCAGTTCTGGTGGGCGGGCAAGCCGAAACAGGCCGCGGGCGCGGACAGACGCCGCCGCGAGACGGGGCCGGCGGTTCGCCCGCGGCACTCCGGGTACGCGTCGTCCGCCACCTCGTCGTCGGACTCGACCTCCAGCTACAGCTTCTCCTGCTCGTCCGCCTCGACCACCGACACCGAGTCCACGTGCCGCCGGCGCAGCCCGCCCCCGCCGCGGCGCCAGCTGGAGGAGTTCGTCGCCCCGGACAGTGTGGACGTGGCCGTGCCAGTGACAACGCCCGGCGAGAAGGCGAAGAAGAAAGGCAGGCCGTGTTTTCCTGTCGCGAGGCACCGGCCAAGAGACGCCGCGCCGTCTTCGCCcgggccaccgccgccgtcgccggggACGTTCGCGTGCGCCCTCAAGGCTCTGTTCACCTCCGGCCGCCTCCCGAGGAAGCCCAGGACTCCGACACGCGCCCCACCTCCGCAGACGTTGCCGGAGCTACCGCAGCCATCGTGCGTGTCGGCCGCGACGGACGCGAGCATGGCGGAGAGGAGGTGCGTGAGGTTCTGCTCGGACGCCGAGGCGTCGGTGGTGCGGCGCAGGGTCGAGGAGCTGGTGCGGAgcctcggggagctcgaggaggacgaggaggggagcgactcCAGCTCCGATCTCTTCGAGCTGGAGAGCCTTGGCGGGGCGAACGGCGACGAGCTGCCCGTGTACGGCACCACCAGCCTCGTGGCCAATCGCGCCATCGCGCACGCGACGGTTTTCTAG